A stretch of the Corylus avellana chromosome ca6, CavTom2PMs-1.0 genome encodes the following:
- the LOC132184139 gene encoding probable auxin efflux carrier component 1c, translating to MITLTDFYHVMTAMVPLYVAMILAYGSVKWWKIFTPDQCSGINRFVALFAVPLLSFHFISLNDPYTMNFRFIAADTLQKIIVLAVLAIWTKISKRGCLEWTITLFSLSTLPNTLVMGIPLLKGMYGEFSGSLMVQIVVLQCIIWYTLMLFLFEYRGARMLISEQFPDTAGSIVSIHVDSDIMSLDGRQPLETEAEIKEDGKLHVTVRKSNASRSDIFSRRSQGLSSTTPRPSNLTNAEIYSLQSSRNPTPRGSSFNHTDFYSMMAGGRNSNFGASDVYGLSASRGPTPRPSNYEEDGAGVGGKPRFHYNTGAGGAGHYPAPNPGMFSPTGSKNVAANANANAKKPNGQAQQKPEDGGRDLHMFVWSSSASPVSDVFGGHEYAAHDQKEVRMAVSPGKVEGNRENPEYLERDDFSFGNRVLDGQMENNHEAPKVGDGKPKTMPPASVMTRLILIMVWRKLIRNPNTYSSLIGLTWSLVSFRWHVKMPDIIAKSISILSDAGLGMAMFSLGLFMALQPRIIACGNSIAAFAMAVRFLAGPAVMAAASLAVGLKGVLLHVAIVQAALPQGIVPFVFAKEYNVHPDILSTGVIFGMLIALPITLVYYILLGLSW from the exons ATGATCACACTAACAGATTTCTACCATGTTATGACTGCAATGGTTCCACTCTACGTGGCCATGATCTTAGCCTATGGCTCGGTGAAATGGTGGAAGATCTTCACCCCTGACCAGTGCTCTGGCATCAACCGGTTTGTGGCTCTGTTTGCAGTCCCTCTTCTCTCCTTCCACTTCATCTCTCTCAATGATCCCTACACCATGAATTTCCGGTTCATTGCTGCTGATACCCTCCAGAAAATCATCGTTTTAGCTGTTCTTGCAATTTGGACTAAGATTAGCAAAAGGGGTTGCTTGGAATGGACGATTACTCTCTTCTCACTCTCAACTCTCCCAAACACTTTGGTCATGGGCATTCCTCTGCTCAAAGGAATGTATGGTGAATTTTCTGGGAGTTTGATGGTTCAAATTGTGGTTCTTCAGTGCATCATTTGGTACACTTTGATGCTTTTCTTGTTTGAATACAGAGGCGCTAGAATGCTCATCTCTGAGCAGTTTCCAGACACTGCCGGCTCCATTGTCTCAATCCATGTCGACTCTGACATCATGTCACTCGATGGAAGGCAGCCGCTGGAAACCGAAGCTGAAATCAAAGAAGATGGGAAGCTCCATGTCACTGTGAGAAAATCAAATGCTTCAAGATCAGATATCTTCTCGAGAAGGTCTCAAGGTTTGTCATCAACCACTCCCAGACCCTCCAATCTAACCAATGCAGAGATATATTCCTTGCAATCTTCAAGAAATCCTACTCCAAGAGGGTCTAGTTTCAATCACACAGATTTTTATTCAATGATGGCTGGTGGGAGGAATTCGAACTTTGGAGCATCTGATGTTTATGGCCTCTCAGCTTCGCGAGGGCCAACACCAAGGCCTTCGAATTACGAGGAAGACGGCGCTGGAGTCGGCGGTAAGCCGAGGTTCCATTACAATACCGGCGCCGGTGGAGCAGGGCACTACCCTGCACCAAACCCAGGAATGTTTTCCCCAACGGGATCGAAAAATGTTGCTGCTAATGCTAATGCAAATGCAAAGAAGCCTAATGGCCAAGCTCAGCAGAAGCCAGAAGATGGAGGTAGAGACCTTCATATGTTTGTTTGGAGCTCTAGTGCTTCCCCTGTTTCTGATGTCTTTGGAGGCCATGAATATGCAGCTCATGACCAGAAAGAAGTGAGAATGGCCGTTTCTCCCGGAAAag TGGAGGGTAACAGAGAAAATCCAGAGTATTTAGAGAGAGATGATTTCAGCTTCGGAAACAGAGTGTTAGATGGACAGATGGAGAATAATCATGAAGCTCCAAAAGTTGGAGATGGGAAACCAAAAACCATGCCACCAGCTAGTGTCATGACAAGGCTTATTCTTATCATGGTCTGGAGAAAGCTCATCAGAAACCCCAACACCTACTCAAGCTTAATAGGCCTCACTTGGTCTCTAGTCTCATTCAG GTGGCATGTTAAAATGCCAGACATCATAGCAAAGTCCATTTCCATACTGTCGGATGCAGGGCTTGGCATGGCCATGTTCAGTCTTG GTCTGTTCATGGCTTTGCAACCGAGGATCATAGCATGTGGAAATTCCATTGCAGCTTTTGCCATGGCCGTGAGATTCCTGGCAGGTCCAGCTGTCATGGCTGCAGCTTCCCTTGCTGTTGGCCTTAAGGGAGTTCTCTTACACGTTGCCATTGTCCAG gCAGCTCTCCCACAAGGAATTGTCCCCTTTGTCTTTGCCAAGGAGTACAATGTACATCCTGATATTCTCAGCACAGG AGTTATATTTGGGATGTTAATTGCATTGCCCATAACCCTCGTCTACTACATTTTGTTGGGGCTGAGTTGGTAG